TGGTCCTGCTCGGCAGCAGTGTCCGCACCATGGTCGCCCGCCGCGCCATCGCCACGGAATTTGCCCGGCGGGAACTGGACCTCCCCCTGACCCTCGCCCCCGGCGATTCCCGGACCGGCAGTCTGTTTTTCCCGGTCACACCGGGTCCCACGCGATTGTTCCTGCAAGGCGGGGACGCTTCAGGCCATGGCCATGACCTCACGCTGGACCTGACGCCCTTGGCCGGTCTTCACCTCCGGCCGGCGAAACCTGCACGCTGAGCCGCAGGCGCCGCCAGCATGAGTTGCGGGAAAATAGCACCGCCGGGATCCGTGGCGGATTCCCGGCGGCAAGGTTCCGGTTGTTACCCCTAACGACCGGATTGGACACACAAACCTACAGCTAACGACCCTCTTCATCGGCACGTTTCGCCACGCCGCGACTTTTTTTATTCCCCGCGCAGAAATGTAACAGAAGCGGCGTTATCCCCAAGCTTGGTCACCACGACGGAGGCTTGGCGGAGATGGCGAAGCAAACACACGAAAGTTGCTCCAATTCCGCATCCGTCATCCTGAGCCGTGCGAAGGATCCAGCAGCACAACCGATGGCAGATAAAATCTTGGATCCTTCACTTCGTTCAGGATGACACGAGACGGAGGGTTAAAGCCTGTCTTCAACTTTCCGTGTTTTCCGTGTCTTCCGTGGGCCAACCCCTTCACCCGTGCCGGCCCTTGAAGGTCAGCTCGGCGACGCCGCTCTTGTCGAGACCGCCGAGGCCGAGCGTGACCATGCGGTCGAACTGCGCTTTCGTGGCCTCGGCCAACGGGAGTTTCAGCCCGACATCGCGGCCGAGCTGGGCGGCGATGCCCGAATCCTTGGCCGCGTGCGCGCCGGAGAAATAGCAGTCGTGCGCGCGGTTCTGCATGTCCTCGCCATCCGTCTTGAGCACCTGCGAGTTTGCGCCCGTCTGGGCGAACACCTCGCGCAGCATGTCGAGGTCGAGCCCGAGCGCGGCGCCGAGCCCCAAGCCCTCGGCCAGACCGGCGGTGTTGATGTTCATGACCATGTTCACGAGCGCCTTCACTTGCGCAGCCTGACCGGCCGTGCCGATGTAGCGCAGCGCCGTGCTGAGTTTTTCCAGCACGGGCTTCACGCGCTCAAAGGCCGCGCGGTCGCCGCCGCACATGAGGTAGAGCGTGCCGTTGCGCGCCTGCGGGATGGACGACGCCATGCAGCCCTCGAGCGACACCGCACCCGCGGCCTGGGCCCGGCGCTCCACCTCGACATGCGTGGCCGGGGTGATTGTGGCGCAGTTCACGAAGATCTTCCCCTGGGCGCCGGTGAGCAGCGAATCGCCGGACCCGGCGAACACGGCCAGCTGCGCCGCATCATCGGTTACGACCGTGAAGATCAGGTCGGCCGCGGCCGTGACGTCCGCCAGCTTGGTCGCGTGCGTTGCGCCGAGTTCCGTCGCGAGCGCGGCGGCGCCGGCGGTGTTCACGTCGTAAACGGCCGTGACGGCGTAACCGACATCCTTGAGGCGACGGGCCATGTTGGCCCCCATGCGACCGACTCCGACAAAAGCGATTTTGGGATTCATAAAGCAGGAAGGGTAAAGCCACGCCCGGCCCCTCTGGCCACGGCTTTTTTGCAAAAAAGCCCCGCGTC
The DNA window shown above is from Oleiharenicola lentus and carries:
- a CDS encoding NAD(P)-dependent oxidoreductase — encoded protein: MNPKIAFVGVGRMGANMARRLKDVGYAVTAVYDVNTAGAAALATELGATHATKLADVTAAADLIFTVVTDDAAQLAVFAGSGDSLLTGAQGKIFVNCATITPATHVEVERRAQAAGAVSLEGCMASSIPQARNGTLYLMCGGDRAAFERVKPVLEKLSTALRYIGTAGQAAQVKALVNMVMNINTAGLAEGLGLGAALGLDLDMLREVFAQTGANSQVLKTDGEDMQNRAHDCYFSGAHAAKDSGIAAQLGRDVGLKLPLAEATKAQFDRMVTLGLGGLDKSGVAELTFKGRHG